One window of the Halorhabdus rudnickae genome contains the following:
- a CDS encoding PIN domain-containing protein, producing the protein MTGSPDRPTVLDTSVLSNFAHVNRVELLDDLPRLATVEAVRTELAAGIETHSYLERAVVTLDDDIPVITPSPAAQEVEQHLLKRLDPGEAQALAVADVRNGTIVTDDGDARSIARNRDVPLTGSIGVLVRFVEDDVMSVEDADRYLKRWIDEAGFRAPARDIETFLDG; encoded by the coding sequence ATGACGGGGTCGCCCGATCGACCGACAGTCCTCGACACGTCCGTGTTATCGAACTTCGCGCACGTCAACCGGGTCGAGCTCTTGGACGATTTGCCCCGGCTGGCCACCGTCGAGGCCGTCCGAACAGAACTCGCCGCGGGTATCGAGACCCATTCCTATCTCGAGCGTGCCGTCGTCACCCTCGATGATGACATTCCAGTGATCACGCCGTCACCCGCCGCCCAAGAGGTAGAACAACATCTCCTGAAACGGCTCGATCCCGGAGAGGCGCAAGCGCTGGCCGTCGCTGACGTCCGAAACGGTACGATCGTGACCGACGACGGCGACGCCCGATCGATCGCTCGCAATCGAGACGTTCCGCTGACCGGCTCGATCGGAGTGCTCGTCCGGTTCGTCGAGGACGACGTCATGTCGGTCGAAGACGCCGACAGATACCTGAAGCGGTGGATCGACGAGGCGGGGTTTCGAGCGCCTGCCCGGGACATCGAGACCTTTCTGGACGGATAA